The sequence below is a genomic window from Lycium ferocissimum isolate CSIRO_LF1 chromosome 9, AGI_CSIRO_Lferr_CH_V1, whole genome shotgun sequence.
ATAAGAGGAAGAATAATAAGTATTACCTCGccccagaaaagaaaaaaggtcaaATGCAAAGACATTGAGCTTGTTTATCACGGGATCCAAGACAAGAATGTGGTTctgagaagaaaagaaaaaagatagtgCTAGATTGGTCCTTTCGAGTGTTTCAGATCTAGGACCAAAACTCAAAGAAGGAACGAGTCAAGGTGGAATTTGGTTACCCTCTTACTGAATATCTTTACTTCCTTATGGTTCTGTAGAGCAACCTTTCCTGGAATGTTGGAGTGGATTTGAGTAGATAGTGAAAGAGTTGGTTGGGTTTCGTCAACATCTCATGCCAATTGAAAGAGTTGGTGTgagaagaaagaatgagaaaaatagaaaaagtcaAAGAAATACAAATGCCTGCAAGCATgagaaagaaaatgttttctaatgCTGCTGATTTGTTTGGTAAAACAAGGATGCCAAATTTCAATTATCCCAAAATCATAAAATCCTTGTAAAAGTAGGGAGTTGACAGAGCAATTCTCTTTAGTGTAATTGGGATATCTCCCCTTTCTTTGTTAATAATAGAAGGTAGTTGTTCTTTTGTGGACGTAAGATCACTTTGATTTGAACCACGTTAAATCTTGGGTTCTTTCTTTTACGTTTCTGCTAACAATTGGTATTAGAGCGTTAGGGGTCTTTAAAGATCTAGGGAGGAAGAACAAGCAAAGATGTGTTCCATGAAGTTTGAAATCAATAGATTTAGTGCGCGCAACAATATTAATATTTGGAAGATCTAGATGATGGCATTATTGCGGAGGGAAGGTTCAATTGATGTTATTAACAGAAAATTCGAATTGTCTATTAGATTCTGATAGGAGAATATTGAAGGGGATGCATTGAGTGTAATCCGACTGTCCCTTGCACCGATCGGTGACAACAAGGATGTTGTTACAATTAAGATGGGGTCAGGTACTTTGCTACTAGATCATTTAGACGCATTCAGTAAACTTGTCATGGACTTACAGCTATGCGGGAATTAAAAAGGATGAGGAGATGCCTGCAtgtgctttgctattttattgacTTCAGGATATCATGATATCGAAAATTCAATGATGTAAAGCAAGGAGTCTATCACCCTTGAGCAAGTACGACAGACACTTAAACTTTAGTGATGTGCGGAGGCATTTCGAAGGAGACAGAGATGATTAGGCAATTGGGCTCTTTGTGAGAGGCCGGACTAGTCAATCGGGAAGTAGCAAATCAAAGCATAGATCAAAGTCTCGTGTGAATAAGAAGAATGTTGAGTGTGGGGGTTGCGGCAAGAAGGGGCACTTTGAATAAGATTGCCCAATGTCAAAGTCCCAAGGAAATGGCGAGTGCATCCACAAGTGGGCAGATAAATGATTCTAATAATGAATATGTACTTTCAACATCATGCAATAATGAAGGTTATGGCAACAAATATGTGTTACTCTGCTTGTACTCTGCATATGACATTCCGAAGAGATTAGTTTGGCACCTCCATATGAAGAGCAACTGAAAAACAAAATAAGATGTATGCGTCTCAAACCAATTGCCTGTATGTTATGCACTTGTTACATACCAATTACGTGTATCTTATGCAAACTTGTAGTTTTCTGGAATGACCAATCTCCTTTCTCTATACAAAGGGGCTGCTATTGGGGAGCGCAAAAGGCTCGACAATAAGAAGGCCCAGTCACAAAAGAAGGCTATGCGAAGAAGCAGAGATAGATATGACTGATTCCAAGAGCTCGAGATTGGCATGCCAGATTTCTTGTCGAGCCCTTCCCTAGacacacacaacacaatcaCTACCCAACAACTTTACAcctcttctttgtttttttcttccttcaattgACTACAATTATcgtataataattaataatacaGGAAAAAAAGAGGGAAGAAAATCATTAGAAGAAAGTGATGGTGATGAGAGACTTGGCAACTGGTGCTCCGAGTTGTGGcgaaacttcttcttcttcttctaatcCTTTTGGTGCTCTTGCTAACGCACTCATCGGCTCTTTATCTAAAACTCAAGTAGCTAATAATTCTCTCTTTTAAAGCATGGTATAAACAAGCAACTTATTAATACTGAAATTGATGTATATTATTGGATTGAGGTGCAGttgtttgattaattgataTAAAATCTCAATTCGTTCACCGATGTTTTTCTAGCTAGTTGTTCGATACGTATTCAACTGCTAATGAATTAGTTGGATTTGCTAATTGCCAATCTGTCTGAAGCTTTATGTAGTTGAGTTTAGTTGAGCTTTAACTGTGGTATTTTTTAAGCATATAAAAGCAAATAGTTTTATGCATAACACCGTCTTCTCTTGAAAGGGTTCTTAAGAGATTCAATATGCATAAGTGCAAGCCTGTAAGTACACCGTTAGCTCCTCATTTCAAACTTTCAGAGTTGCAGATGCCTCAGTCCAAGGATGACATGGAGCATATGTCAAAGGTTCCTTATGCCAGCATAGTTGGTAGCATTATGTATGCTATGGCGTGTACACATTCAGATATTGCTCAATAAGTATGGTAAGCAGATATATGTCCAACCCAGGAAAGAGACACTGGGAAGCTGTCAAGTGGATATCTCAAGGGAGCTTCTAATGTTGGTTTGACCTTTCGAAAAGTGTTGGTGGTGTTTCAATTCTCGGTTACGTGAATTCTGACTATGCAAGGGATCTTGACAAAATAAGATCGACAACTGGATAAATCTTTACTCTTGTTGGCAGTGGCCGTAGTTGGAAGTTGACTCTGCAGTCAATTTTCGCTTTGTCCACAGTAGAAGTAGAATACATGGCAGCAGCTGAGGCAGTGAAAAAAGCTATTTGGTTGAAAGGTTTGGTGGCAGAATTGAGTTTGGCAGAATTAAAGACAACTATTCTCTGGTCCGACCTCCTTCTCTTGTTAGCGGAAACGTACAAGAAAGATCACGAGatttaacgtggttcggatCATATCTTACATCCACCAGAAAACActtgcttttattttattaacaaAGAAAGGGGAGAATCCCAATTACCCTAAGAGAATTGCTCTCTCAACTATTTACTCTTACaagaattttataatttttggataattCTACAAGAGGAGGAATGTTGCCTATTTATAGAGGTAAAACCTCCCCTTGATGTCATTGGTGACAAGAAAGAGAACCCAAAGTCAAATTTGGTATCTTTGTTTTACCAAACAAATCAGCAGCCATAGAAAACATTTGCAGAGCATTTGCTAAATGTTTTCTTTCTCATGCTTGCGGCCGTTTGTATTTCTTTGacgtttccttttctttcttttcacaccaactctttcaatttgcatgaaaaagttgactaaacccaAACCAACTCTTTCAGATAGTGTTTGGCAATCTTAAAGTTTTAGGTGTTAGAAACATTGGTAGTTAGGAATTTAAATATAGTCAAGATAAATAAAGAGAATGGGTGAGACAGATGAACAATGAAAATGTATGAAGCACTTTTGGTGtcatttggggcgtgacaaaacgTTTCTTCCATGCTGTTAGCAAAAACCGTTAAAAGGATGCGCAAAACATTGTATTTCATTCTCTTGCTATACTTGCAGTTTCCTTAATCAAAGGATCACTACTTTTTGTTCTTTGATTTTTGGTCTCCTCCACTGTAGCCACAAAAGAAATTGGGGACCTCTTCCTTAACCTTTGTGGGGTGATGCCATATAGTGTGAGAGGCTTgctgaaatgtggggtgatgcCATATAGTGTGAGAGGCTTGCTGAAATGTTGGCAGAGTCAGAAAGGAagcaaaacttgaagaaaatctGGCATACCGTCCCTGTTTGCATTTTTTGGACAATCTGATTAGCAAGGAATAAGAGATGTTTTTGAAAATCAGAAACGTGATATGTCTTTTGTAAAGAATAGATGTCTtcagaatttatatttttggtgTAGGAGACATGGTAGATGATATTTCTATAGTTGAAATGTTTAAAGAGAAATGATCAATTCCGGGATCAAACAAGTTCTGTGGCAAAGAAAATGAGAAGGGCAAAGGAAGAAGCTCCTTATATGAGCCTATCTGAGCATGGTCAGCTTGACCATGTAGGAGATCCAGCATGTTGTGCTATTTGAGCTTGATTAGCTTGACTGTGTAGGAGCTCCAACATGTTGCGCTATGTGACACTATCTAACCACAGTCATGTGACTGTGAtccaattattattatttttggggCTAATTTTGAGATTTCTAGCCATACCCCAACCTGTATAAAGCTCTAAGCTCATCCTTAGTGGGTGAATCAGAATATTTTTGCATGTGTTGAGATTGGAGAACTCCATTTGAGACACGATTGGATCTCAAGAATTGAGATTTTCGAGGGTAatcttcttcttgtttcttaatATCTTgggttctattttttctttctttggaaaCGATCGACTCTTATATCGATTGTTGCCTGAAACACTCATCCGGAGGTTCTAcgtttcttctttgttttactATTCAGATTatcttctattattttaattaaattctatctttaGTTAGCTTTCAATTATTGTTACTTAATATTCCGATGCTGTTTCTATCTTAGATTGTATTAAGAACTTTGTTTTAGCGAGCTTGTGAGTAATGCTTCAAGATGCTTCTTTGATACTCCAAGTTTATGAGGTAAGTTTCAAGAGCTTTCTCCATGTACCGAGAGCGATTTTAACAAGTGGAAAGGAAGATGCTCTCTTAGGAAGACCCAGAAGGTTGTGGCTCAGTCGCTTAGAACAAACTGCTTTCTGAAATAGCATTAGACTTTTGTTTTCTAACCTACATTACCTGACTTAGCAGCGAATATATCCGCAGTTTAAGGCATAGGTAGGAGATATGATAAAAAGAACTGGTGACGTGTATCTGgagcttctttttttaatttcttgcaTTTTCTGCCCTGGCAGTGATGATTGGTGCAGAATTCTGATATGGTTTACCAATAACATTTCCTTCTTCTAAATTTTATTGTGCTTTTCTTCTGATTAAATGTTCATTTAGCATAATAGGCAGCAAActttttttgagaaaaggtAATAGTCAGAATAGGCAGCAGACTTAGAAATGCTTTTTCCTTATGAATGTGTTTCTGCTTACTTTGTTTAATTCATGTAAAGAAAGGTACAAAACTTCGAATTGCTGATTTTGTTCATGGAACGGATGGACTTGGGAACCAAAACTTTCCTGCACCAAATGGAAAGTGTAGTGAACAGAATGCTGCTGAATATCTCGTTCAACAAGCCAGTCTATACCCTGGAAAGGTTACTGTTGTAGCTTTGGGTCCCCTAACAAACATAGCACTAGTAAGTATGTAATCTTCCAATTAAGTATTACTCTATCCGTTGCAATTTATGtggcagcatttcctttttagtccgttccGAGAAGACTAACAGTTTCtaaatttggaaacaatttaacttaaacttttcatttttccctTAACGACAAGCCTTCACAAATGttatggcatgtttaagacaaCATGTTTTAAAAGTCTAGTAGCCACATAAATGTTATGACACGTTTAATACCAAAACTTTcctctttcttaaacttcatgttCATTCAAactatgccacataaattgaaacggaaggagtaGATAATAACCTAATAAAACTGTTCACTGAAATTGCATATTGAAACAGGCCATTCAATCAGATCCTGCTTTTGTTAAAAACATTGgacaaattgttgttcttgggGGTGCCTTTTCTGTAAACGGAAATGTGAATCCAGCTGCTGAGGCGAATGTAAGTTACTAAGATACATCCAAAAGCATGCTTTAGTTTTTCAGGTGTATTCTCTAAGTTATTTTCATGCCTGTTTTGTTGCTCATCTGCACAAGATCTTTGGAGACCCAGATGCTGCTGATATTGTATTTACTAGCGGTGCTGATGTTCTAGCAGTTGGAATAAATGTTACACATCAAGTTATCCTTACTGGTACTTTCTTGATTGCTTAAGTTATAATAACCTGTTAGTATGGTACTTCAAATATTCTGTTCCTCTTCATTTCCTGCATTCAAATTGTTGCATCTACAGCAGTGGTCATTTTGACTATTAAAAGAATGGGTTATGCATTTTGGACCATCCTCATGTCAGTTCCTAAATATTCTGCAAAGCCAACTAGAAGTTCTGATTTTTCATACCTTCTTAAACTATTTAAGATATTTGGTAACTGTAGCACAGTTGGAGGACGCTGAattaagaaaggaaaagagaagattgaGAAATAACtttaaataaattacttttcaCGTCTCGTGTAACATCACTAAGTGTCAGCATTCAGCAAATAAAAAATGCGGATACATATAATAAGATATTTGATAGCTATTTAAAATATCTGGTAATAGAAGATAGTAACATAGGAGGATTAGGAATTAAAGAACAAATAGAGAAATTAAAGAACAACATAGTCTCTTGAAATATTTTTGAGCATTATCTGAATAATAATATGTAAATACATATTGGTGGATCTTTCATGAAGTACAGCTGCATGTGCTTTAGAAGAAACTCTTTTATGCACCCAATCCAGTGGGCATGATCTGATCTCCAAAGCCATCTCTCCACCTTCCCCTATGCTTGGGTGACAAAAAATTATCAAATCCGGGTTCTTGTCCTGGAGTTCCTCGGATAACCCAAATCTAACTGGAGATTGAAACCCttgcttttctcttttattcttGCCGTAGCAGATTTCACTAGCAGACTGGTAGTTACAGTGTTCAACTTGTAAGAAACTCGAATGTTTTATATTGTCTTGTTAATCATTCTTTGGGAAAAGAAATCAATTTGTGATATAGGCCAACAAATGTCAGGAAATAATACAGTATCTCACGTAATGGTGAAATTATTACTTGGTGAACTGGGGCATATATAACTAACTTTTACCACATACAGTAACAATATGTAGAGGAAAGTTTTGTACTACTAGATTGAGATGTGTTTTgtactttttactttttcttcccTCCTTAACGTAGATGCTACAATTTGGACCATTTTATTTAGCTTCCCGCAGAATTATCcttcttatttatatttatttacttttttcagATTCTGATCGAGACGAGTTGGCGAAGTGTAACGGAAAGTTTGCCAAGTACCTTGACAAGATTTTGGGTGTCTATTTTGGCTATCACCATGATGCATACAGCACAAAAGGTCTGTCTCTTGCCAAACTAGATTTCTTAGTATATTATTTGGTCCATGCTCATTGTTCTGATTTTATGGGAACTGGGACTCCACATAGGCGTCTACCTTCATGATCCAACTGCCCTGCTTGCTGCTGTTGATCCCTCGCTAATCACCTATACAGAAGGTGTGGTTCGTGTCCAAACAACTGGCATCACAAGGGGTCTGACTCTATTTTATAACAAACAAAAGAGGTAAACTGTTGCATTTTTTCAGAAGATTGAGTGTATCCTCCTCCACTTTTTGTGTTCTCAAAGACGGCTCTTCCCAGCACTGCCTGATGATGCACAACAAAAGAGTGATTGAGCACATTTCCTATTCTCTAGATTGCTAGCACCATCAGTATTATGTGGTTCTATCTTTGACTGACAATTCCAGCTGGTCCTAGGTACTTGCCAAATTTGAATAACACTATAGGACAGTACTTTGAGGTTTCAACTTCCTTCAGTAAAGGGATAGCAGGAAAGGAAAATCTCCTCAATCCTTCCCAtttttggcccttcaagaatcATCTCCTCAAGCCCACTTCAGTTCCATGAACCCAAAGGAGATTCTCATAGGGAGGCTTCTTGTGATGTATCCTACAGTTGCATGCTCATGTTCATCCGTATGGTCAGGAGTGGGATAATTATGTTGTGGTCAAGAGAACAAACCAACTCTTGTGTGTACCTAAATCTTCTTTGTCATTTTTCATTCTAAAGGAGGGTCAAGTGAAGTCATCCTTGAGGATCAAAGTGAAAAGAAAAGTGAGGATGGTagacaaaagaaagagagtagTGAGGGAGAGAAAACTGACAATCCTAGAGTTGAAAAAGGAGAGGATGAGTTGAGTTAGAACTCCAAATGTCCCAACTCTATATCTTATATCTACCCTGAATATTCTCCTCACTCAACTGAAGCGCTGTAAAACAGATGAACCCGCTGCTTTAACACTAGGTCTGCCTCTAAAAATATTGACTCAATGTCTGTATGACCATTCCTCTCAAGAAAGCAACATGACTATCTTCTTGACAACCTTCTAATTCTTAATAAAGAAACATACTGTCCTCTAGAATATCAATCAGGCTGGAACAGTGATAACTAATAAGAGAATGCAGTGTTTACAGGAAAGTGTCATCGAGACAAACGATGAGACAAGAAGTAAAGTTTATACAATTTGAATTCTTAGTGCTTTTTTCCAGGGAAGAGGGGGAGGGAGATAGTGTGAacaatttcctttttgttttctttttgccAGCCCACTAactatatatttttgttttcaacCTCCATTAACTCTCTTGAGTGTGGCCCGGTCAATTCAGAGATGTTGTCCTAGTTTCActacatctttttcttttttttttttttttttttactcaattGCGATGGTCTATCCTGGTTGTGATGGAGATAACATGGCAAGATCCTCCCTTCATCAAAAAAGATCGTCCCTTCATATTTTACAGCACTTGTTGCTGAGATTAATACAATGCTTTTaacaatgaaaagaaagaaaaaagatccTTCCCGAATGTATGTAAAATAAGACACCAATAATTTTATTCACGTGTGATGAAACTAAATTAGCACATCTTATTAAGCaacattttcttttcctttcagAAAGAGGAATATCTATTTCACTTTGAGGCAGTGGCAATGCAGCCTTTGAGCTGCGGGTTCAACCTAACCCAATATTTCTGACACgcaatttaaatatatatgtgaaaATCCACTAAATTTTAAATGAATATTAAATCTAAACGCATAATTTCAGAAGCACAATGAATTTAATGCTAAAACCCTAAGGTCAAACCCATCTAATCTAAATCCAAGATCTGCCTCTACTTTTAGGTATCATTTCAAAAAGGAAGAACCTGAACCATCGTTTCTGGGTGAAATGACTAACTCAATATGGATTTGTATAGTTCTTTCTTTTGTAATCTCATGGACTATGCCCATAAATTCTGTGAATGTTCTTGCTTAGCTGACTCGTGTATTCTTGGAGGAAATTGGCTGAAATGATTTTTGTACGCCCACCTGCCTATTGTAatatatgtgtcacgacccaaatctgGCATCTAGGCCGTGACAGGGCACCCGCAAGCCCAGACCCCTGTTAGGCGAACCCTCTAATCTAAACATATTAATAACGATGGAATGAATAAGATAGCAATTACAATGAAGATGTATCATAAATATAGGGGTAGCTGATCCCGCTGCTGA
It includes:
- the LOC132031490 gene encoding probable uridine nucleosidase 2 isoform X3 is translated as MPDFLSSPSLDTHNTITKGTKLRIADFVHGTDGLGNQNFPAPNGKCSEQNAAEYLVQQASLYPGKVTVVALGPLTNIALAIQSDPAFVKNIGQIVVLGGAFSVNGNVNPAAEANIFGDPDAADIVFTSGADVLAVGINVTHQVILTDSDRDELAKCNGKFAKYLDKILGVYFGYHHDAYSTKGVYLHDPTALLAAVDPSLITYTEGVVRVQTTGITRGLTLFYNKQKRFAEVTEWSDKPSVKVAVTVDAPKVLKLVMERLINS
- the LOC132031490 gene encoding probable uridine nucleosidase 2 isoform X5 — its product is MLQDASLILQVYEKGTKLRIADFVHGTDGLGNQNFPAPNGKCSEQNAAEYLVQQASLYPGKVTVVALGPLTNIALAIQSDPAFVKNIGQIVVLGGAFSVNGNVNPAAEANIFGDPDAADIVFTSGADVLAVGINVTHQVILTDSDRDELAKCNGKFAKYLDKILGVYFGYHHDAYSTKGVYLHDPTALLAAVDPSLITYTEGVVRVQTTGITRGLTLFYNKQKRFAEVTEWSDKPSVKVAVTVDAPKVLKLVMERLINS
- the LOC132031490 gene encoding probable uridine nucleosidase 2 isoform X2, which gives rise to MATQPKKIIIDTDPGIDDAMAIFVALQSPEVEVIGLTTIYGNVYTTLATRNALHLLEIAGRTDIPVAEGSHVTITKGTKLRIADFVHGTDGLGNQNFPAPNGKCSEQNAAEYLVQQASLYPGKVTVVALGPLTNIALAIQSDPAFVKNIGQIVVLGGAFSVNGNVNPAAEANIFGDPDAADIVFTSGADVLAVGINVTHQVILTDSDRDELAKCNGKFAKYLDKILGVYFGYHHDAYSTKGVYLHDPTALLAAVDPSLITYTEGVVRVQTTGITRGLTLFYNKQKRCFWLCLML
- the LOC132031490 gene encoding probable uridine nucleosidase 2 isoform X1, with amino-acid sequence MATQPKKIIIDTDPGIDDAMAIFVALQSPEVEVIGLTTIYGNVYTTLATRNALHLLEIAGRTDIPVAEGSHVTITKGTKLRIADFVHGTDGLGNQNFPAPNGKCSEQNAAEYLVQQASLYPGKVTVVALGPLTNIALAIQSDPAFVKNIGQIVVLGGAFSVNGNVNPAAEANIFGDPDAADIVFTSGADVLAVGINVTHQVILTDSDRDELAKCNGKFAKYLDKILGVYFGYHHDAYSTKGVYLHDPTALLAAVDPSLITYTEGVVRVQTTGITRGLTLFYNKQKRFAEVTEWSDKPSVKVAVTVDAPKVLKLVMERLINS
- the LOC132031490 gene encoding probable uridine nucleosidase 2 isoform X4, whose translation is MATQPKKIIIDTDPGIDDAMAIFVALQSPEVEVIGLTTIYGNVYTTLATRNALHLLEIAGRTDIPVAEGSHVTITAIQSDPAFVKNIGQIVVLGGAFSVNGNVNPAAEANIFGDPDAADIVFTSGADVLAVGINVTHQVILTDSDRDELAKCNGKFAKYLDKILGVYFGYHHDAYSTKGVYLHDPTALLAAVDPSLITYTEGVVRVQTTGITRGLTLFYNKQKRFAEVTEWSDKPSVKVAVTVDAPKVLKLVMERLINS